The Rubrobacter aplysinae DNA segment GCGCAGGTTCTCCAGCAAACTGCCGTAGAACAGGTGCGGCCGCTGACCGACGTACGCCACGCTGCGCCGCCACGTCTCGGCGGGCATTCCGGTTACCGGTACGCCGTCGGCGTGTATCGTTCCTTCTTGCGGCTCGGCGAATCGCAGCAGGAGGCTCGCCAGGGTACTCTTGCCCGCGCCGCTCGGCCCTGCGACGGCGGTGACCAGGCCCGCCGGCAGCTCCAGACTCACGCCGTCGAGCGCCGGGACCTGGCCCTCCGGGTAGGTGTAACGGAGGCCGCCGACCGAGATGGTTGGCGGGGCGGTAGTAGGGCGCTGGGCGGACTCTACGGTATCCGCGGTTTCTGAGGGCCCCGGGGTTTGCAGGATCTGCAGTATGCGGACGGCGGAGGCCTCGCCTTCCATGCTGTCGTGGCGGCGGGAGCCGAGCTCGCGCAGCGGCTTGTAGAATTCCGGGGCCAGGATGAGCACGAGCAGAGCATCCTCGAAGGCCACGGAGCCCGAGATAAGCCGCACCCCCAGCACCACGGCGACCACGCCTATGGCCACGGCGGTCATGAACTCCAGAACGAGCCCGGAGAGGAATGCGTAGCGCAGGACCCGCATCGTGCGGCTGCGGAACTCCTCGCTGACCTCGGCGACGCGACCGCGCTCGGAGTGGCTGCGGTTCAGTACCTTGAGGGTGGTGAGTCCCTGAACTACATCGAGGAAGTACGCGCCGGTTCGCGAGAGGGCGTCCCACTGCTTGTACATGTGCTCCTCTGAGTAGCTGCCGACTATCGCCATCATTACCGGGATCACCGGCGCGGTGACGAGTAGCAGCAGGGAGCTCGACCAGTCTATAGGGAAGACGTAGGCGGCGATCAGGAGCGGAGCCGCCGCGCTCAGGGGCACCTGTGGCAGGTAACGTCCGGCGTAGCCTTCAAGCCGGTCGACGCCGTCGGTGGCGGTGGTCACCAGCTCCCCGCTGCGCTCGCCGGCGGTGTACGCCGGGCCCAGGCGGGTGATCTTCGCGAACAGCCGGCCCCGGATCTCGGTCTTTACCCGCAGGGCTCCCGTCCGGGCGGCGACCTCCTCGGCCCAGGCGAGCACCGCGCGCACCGCGATGGCGCCGGCCAGCAACAAGAGCAGCGGGCCGACCTCCGAGAGGGCCTGCCCGTCGAGAAATACGCCCCCGACGATGCGGCTCAGGAAAACCATCTGGGCTATGATCGCCGCCGTTCCCAGGACGCCGAAGGCGACCGAGAGGCCGAGCAGGAGCCTCGCCCGGAGACCCGCCTGCCGGATGAGCCGCTTCGCCGCCCGCCCGCCGCTCTCTGGCTCCGCCGGAGAGCTCTTGTCCCCGGGATGTTCTTCAGGCTCGATCCCGGTTCCCCCTCTCAGCGTCGTCGGTGTGGATCCCGCTCGATTCTTGCACGGGAGCAGGGTAAATCAAGACCGGACCGCGTGCGACCGAGAGCACCCGCGCCGAGACGCTGCCGAGCCTCAGCCTGTCCACCGGTCCCAGGCCGCGGCTGCCGACCGCGATCACGGTACCCATCTGCTCTTTCTCGTCGTCGTTGCCGGCGTCCATGATGGTCTCGGCCTCCGCGGCGTCCACGACTACCTCCGCGGCGTCTCCGACGGCTATCCTTACCTGGGGCCTCTTGCCGAGCAGCCCTTCGAGGCGCCGGGCCCCATCTTCCAGGAGGTGCTGCTGGCGGCGCAGCTCGTCGTCCACCATCCGGGCGTCGAGCAGGCGCTCGGCTTCGTCGGCGTGCGGCAGCTCCGGGTAGGCTCTGACGAGGATGACTTTCGCCCCGGACAGGCCCCCGATGGCCGCCGCCAGCTCTCCGGCTCCCCGGGCGGGCTCGGAGCCATCGTCCGCCAGGACTATCCTGGACGGCGGCCACGAGGCCAGACGACCCCGCACCACGAGCACGGGCCGGCGGCACCGGTGGGCCACGCCTTCGGCTACGCTGCCGACCAGCATGCGCTTTAAGCGTCCCATCCCCCGGCTCCCGAGCACCACCAGCCCGACGTCGAGCCTCTCGGCGAGCTCCACTATGCGCTCGTCCGGGTGGCCCGTCTCCAGGTGTGTCCGGGCCACCTCGGCGCCCTCTGACCGTATCAGAGCCTCCTGCTCGGCCAGGAGATCGCGGGCGTTCTCCTCCAGGGACTTCATGGCCTCCTCGGTCAGGGCGCCGGAGTCGGCGTACAGCCTGTAGACGTGGGAGCGGACGTGTACGAGGTGGAGCTCGGACCCGGCCTCCGAGCACAGCCGCGCGGCGGTCCGGGCCGCGTGCCCCGCCTCGGGAGAGCCGTCCGTGGCGAGCAGTACCCTGGAGGGGAGCACGTCGGCGGCCCCGGTAGTCTCCGAGGCCCGGGCGTGGTCCGCGGGGTTGGTCGGGTTAGTCGCCATCTTCGGCCCCGGCGTCTCTCACCACCAGTACCGGGCAGTGGGCGTGGCGCACGACGGAGTCCGAGACGCCGCCCATCAGGGAGCGCCGGATGCCGCCGAGACCCCGGCTGCCGATCACCACCAGGTTGGCGTTCACCTCCTCGGCCAGCTCGACGATCTCCCCGGAGGGGTCTCCCCGCCGCAGATGGGAGTGTACCGGGAGGCCGGTCTTGGTCTTGATCTCTTCCACCCGGCCTTCCAGGAACTCGCGGGCTTCTTTCTCCGCCTGCTTGGCGAACGACTCGATGTTCTCCGCCATGTAGGGTTGGGTGTATGGCAGGTGGGCGGTGAAGCCGGCGTGTACGACGTGTATCTCCGAGCTCGTGCCGGCGGCCAGGGTCTGGGCGGTCTCCGTCGCCGCCCGGGCCTCTTCGGAGCCGTCTATGGCGAGCACTATCCTGGCCGGGAAGAGGGCGGCGGGCCCGTCTCCGCGTACCACGAGGACGGGGCAGTGGGCATGACGGGCAACGCCGTCGGCGACACTGCCCATTAGCGCCCGCCGGATACCGCCCTGGCCCCGGCTGCCCATGACGACCATCCCGGCGTCTATCTCCTCGGCCAAACGCACTATGCTATCCGCCCGGCCTCCCATCCTTAGATAAGACTGGGCCACGGTCCCGCCGGCCGCCTCGATCTTCCGCACCTGCTCGTCGAGCAGCCGCCGGGACTCCTCGTCCAGCTTCTTCTGCGCCTGCTCCTCGACCTGTGGGTCGAGCGCCACCGCACCCATGTCTCCGATGTGGAGCGCGCTGTCCCCGACGTAGATCACGTGCAGCTCGGAACCGAGCTTCCCGGCGAGCTCCACGGCCTTGTGCGTGGCGTAGCGCGCCTCCTCGGAGTCGTCTGTTGCCAGCAGTATCCTGGCGGCAATCTTGTCGGACGGATCTCTCATAACTGCCTCCTCATCCGGTTGCTTTGCGTGACGAGCCCGGGATCTCCCGGTGCTTTGCGGGTTCCACGAGCTTCCGCGGCTCCTTGACGGTGTCGGCCGGGATCATCTTTCCTCGCCTTCCCCGACTCCCCGGCTCACCGAGAGTACGTGCCACCGGCCGTACGCCCGACCCCACTCCAGCCATACGGGGCCTCCCGCGGCGGCCGCCGCCTCCCGGGTGAAGCGCGCGACGGCTGCCGCACTTCCGGGGTCTTCGGGAAGGTGGCCGGCCGCGCCTCCGGGCCCGTGGAAGATGACGCCGTCCAGGCGCACGCTCCTCGCGAAAGGCCCGGACACGCCGGACACGGACCGCGCATCCTCCGCATCCTCCGTGATGGACCACCCGCCATACTCGGTCGGGATCTCCCGCTGCACGAGCACCGGCCAGGTGATCCGCTCCCGGTCCGGGCGGTCCGACGCCCCCCGGGGGCACGGCTCCTCCAGTGCCCAGGCGCGGCGGATCTCGCGCAGCACCTCTGAAAGGCTGCCGAGCCCCCGGCGCCGGAAGTCCTCGGTACAGACGGAGACGGTTACCGCCTCCATATCCAGAACAGCCTCTCGTATAAGGCGGGTGAGGGTCTCTACCGTTGGTCCCGGCTCTCCGGCCGTCGGGTGTGCCGTCCGGGTGCGGGCTCCATCGTGCCTGTCGGCAACACCGAGCCCTCCGGGGGGCGTGGGCCCGTGCAGCGTATGAGCGGGGCCGCAGGCTCCCAGAAATGCCCGGTGGCCCTCGCGGGTGAGTATGAAGCCCTCCGGCACCGGCAGGCCCGCCCGAGTAAGCAGATCCATGAGACCCACCCGCCCATCTTCAATGGTGAAGCCCGCTTCGCCGAGCCACCTGAGCAGCCCGGATCTCAACACTCTCGCCCCCCTGCGTGGCCGGCCGGGGTGTGACCGCGATGACTCGTGATCCTCCAGATTCTCACGCCTGTCAGGCCGTTTCCGAGGAAGCCGTGAGCCCCGCCTTGGGCCTCTGGAGCGGGACGAGCTCCACCAGAGGCGGCCCTGCGGCGTGCGAGATTCTGGGTCCCGCCGCCCGCTCCGCCTGCGGGGACACCGGGGCCTACCATGAGCCGGGTGTAAGAGCCGCCCATCATGTCCACCAATGTACCCGCAGAGAGAGAGCCCATCCTGAGCAGGATGTTTTATTTAACTGGGTAGAATTGACCTGCTATCCGGCCCCGACCTCGGGGAATGGTGCCTAGCTCTGGAGCAGCCCCCGCTCGCGGGCCTTTGCCAGCGCCTCTAGCTGTGAGTGAGCCCCGAGGGCCTGTAGGAGAGAGTGGATGTGATTTCGGACAGTGGCCTCCGACAGGTAGAGGTTCCCGCCTATCTCCTTCGCGCTCCTGCCCCGGGCGAGTAGCCCCAGCACCTCTAGCTGACGCGCGGTCAGCGAGGGCGTCTCGGGTGTCTCATCCCCGAGGCCGTCCCCACCGCCGACGTCGTCGGCGCTATCTGCGTCATCTCCCTTGCGGGAGAGCCGTATGAGCTGCTGGGCCATCTCCAGCGTCTCGTGTTTCTCTTGCGCGTCACGTAGCAGATGGACGAGATAGGGGCCTTCCGCGGAGTCCAGGCTCAGGATGCTAACGTTCACCCAACGCTTCTCGCCCGAGAGCGCGGCCACGCGCATGTCGTAGCTCGACACGGGCCTGCCAACCCGCGCCAGACGCATCACCGGGCAGTCGTCGGTGCAGACGGGGCTGCCGCACTCTCTCTCGCCCAGCAAAGCCTCGTAGCAGCGCCGGCCCACCATATCCTCGGCCGCCAGTCCCGTGAGAAACGCGGCCTCCTCGTCCCAGTAGACGATCCGGTACTCGGGGTCCACCACGAAAACGGCGTCACCCGTGCGGGCCTCGACGAGGCCGCGTACCGCCAGAGGCAGCGGGGCGAGGCTGGAGCCTATCTCTGTCACTTCGCGCCTCCTCACGAGTCTCACGGTTACCGAGTTTCCAGGCGGAGGAGTTATCGTCTAATCGACCTCACTGGCCTCCCCTTCTGTAACAATACAGAAACCTTATCATCGAAAGCCCCTCGGGTCCGTAACCCGATATACCGGCCGACCGGCCGCCTCGCAAACACCGAGTGCCCTCCCCTGATACGGCCCTGCACGGTCGAGCAGGCATGCGGTGTGTATATGGCTACAGGGTTCTACATGGCTCGTGAGCCGCGGATCAGAATGAAATAGGCTGCCGGTGAGATTGCGGATACGCTCCACGGCCTGTACGTGACCCAGGATCATCCACTCCAGGGAGGACGGAGGCGCGCGCCGTGGTACCGGAGGTGGGACTCGAACCCACACGGTGCTCTCGCACCAACGGATTTTGAGTCCGTCGCGTCTACCATTCCGCCACTCCGGCGCGGTGGAAACCCGCGCTGGATTCTAGCATGCCTCAGGCTCTTTTCTCTGCACCATACTCCGTTATACTCAGCCGGATGCGGGTATATCTGATCGACGGCAACTCACTCCTGTACCGGGCGTTTCACGCGCTGCCGCAGAGCATCGCGACCTCTTCCGGGCTGCCGACGAATGCGCTGTACGGCTTCACGAGCATGCTCGTTAAACTACTCTCCGACGACGAGGAGGTCGGGATAGCGGTCGTGTGGGACGGCGGGGAGCCGAAGTTCCGCACCGAGGTGTACCCCGAGTACAAGGCACACCGGCCCTCGACGCCGGACGAGCTGAAGATGCAGGTCGGGCACCTGGAAGAGATCCTCTCGGCGATGAACGTCCCGACCGTGAGGGCCGAAGGCTACGAGGCCGACGACGTTATAGCCACGCTCTCTCGCAAGGTGCCCGAGAACGTGGAGCTCATGCTCGTCACCGGGGACCAGGACGCGATGCAGCTCGTGGACGGGGACGTCAAGGTCCTGCGCACGACCCGCGGCGTCACCGAGACCAAGACCTACGGGCGCGACGAAGTCGTGGAGGAGTACGGCGTTACGCCGGAGCAGATCCCGGACTACAAGGGCCTCGTCGGCGACTCCTCGGACAACATTCCTGGCGTCCGGGGCGTCGGCCCGAAGGGCGCGAAGGCCCTCCTGCAGCAACACGACACCCTGGACGAGCTGTACGAGGACCTGGACTCCGTATCGGCAAAGGGCACCCGCGCAAAGCTGGAAGAGAACCGCGAGAGCGCGTTCATGTCGCGGGATCTCGCCCGGATGCGCTTCGACGCCCCGGTCGAGTTCGACGAGGGGTACCTGCGCTTCGGAGGCGTGTCGCCCGGTCTGCGGGAGGTGCTGCGCCGGTTCGAGTTCCGCACCCTCGCACAGCGTTTCGAGAGCCTGCCGGTCGCGGACGGCGAGGATGGTGAGGAGACCGTCGAGGCCGAGCGCGTGGCGGTGCGCGTCAGTGCCGGGCCCGTCGAGGCCAGCGACGAGCCCGTGGCCGCCGTCCCGGTCGGGATGCCCGGCACGCTCGAAGGCCGCCGCTGGTGCGTCGCCGTTAGCGGGGAGGAGGCGCGGCTCGCCGACGCCCTGCCGGATCGTCCGCTGCGGCTGCACGACGCCAAGAAGGTCGGGGTGAAAGGGGCCGTCTTCGACACCTACCTCGCCGCATACCTGATACAGCCCGGCACCCGCAGCTACGACCTGGAGGCTTTGGCCTACGAGCTCGGCCTGCCCGAGCGCGAGGCCCGGTGGGAGGGCGCGGGATCTATCGAGCTGGAGTCGGAGGGCGCCGCCCGGCGGGCAGCCATCCTGTACGACCTCGCCCCCGTGCTGGAGGAGAAGCTGGACGAGCTGGGGCTGAGGGATCTGTACCACGACGTTGAGTTGCCGCTCGCGGACGTGCTGGCCCGGATGGAGGAGATCGGGATGCCCGCGGACCTCTCAACCATCGAGGAGGTCGGCGCGGAGATAGAGGGGCGCATCGCGGAGTTGGAGGAGGAGATCCACGCCGAGGCCGGTCACCCTTTCAACATCGGTTCCCCCAAGCAGCTCGGCGAGGTCCTCTTCGAGGAGATGCAGATACCGCCGGTGCGCAAGACCAAGACCGGCTACTCCACCGACGCCAACGTCTTGCAGCAGCTCGCGGTGGATTACCCGATCGCGGAGAAGATCACGGCTTACCGCGAGCTGACCAAGCTGCGGGGGACCTATATAGACGGCCTGAAGGGCCTGATAACGCCCGACGGCCGCATCCACACCACCCTGAACCAGACCACGACCTCCACCGGCCGCATCTCCAGCGACTCGCCGAACCTCCAGAACATCCCCGTGCGCACCGAGCTCGGGTCCCGTATCCGGGAGGCTTTCACCGCCTCTCCGGGCCGCAAACTCGTGGTCGCCGACTACTCGCAGATAGAGCTGCGCATCCTGGCCCACATGAGCCGGGAGCCCGCGCTGGTCGAGTCCTTCTCGGGCGGGGAGGACGTCCACACCCGGACCGCGGCCGAGGTCTTCGACGTGCGACCCGAGAGCGTGACCAGCGAGCTGCGGCGGCGGGCGAAGATGGTCAACTTCGGCATCCTGTACGGCATCTCCGGCTTCGGGCTCGCCATGCGGCTCGGGAACGTCCACCCCTCCGAGGCGGAGCGGTACATAAAGCGATACTGGGAGCGGTACCCCGAGGTGGAGAGGTTCGTCGCCCGGACCTTGGAGGAGGCCACGGAGCTAGGGTACGCCACGACGCTGTTCGGCCGGCGGCGCTACGTGCCCGAGCTCCAGAGCCCGAACAAGAACACCCGGAAGCTCGGCGAGCGGTACGCCTTCAACGCGGCCGTGCAGGGCACGGCGGCGGACATAATAAAGGTCGCGATGGTGGACCTCGCGCCACGTCTGCAACCGCTCGGCGCGGACATGTTGATGCAGGTCCACGACGAGCTCGTCTTCGACGTTGACGAAGACGCCGTGGACGAGGTGGCGGCGCTGGCCGCGGAGAGGATGGTCGCCGCCTACGACCTGGACCCGCCGCTTGAGGTGGAGATAGAGGTCGGCGAGAGGTGGGGCCGGGGCCGGGAGTGGCGTGCGGAGGTCTAACGGAGATCTAAAAGCGCGGGACGGCGCGCGACACGCGGGGCGCGTCGTGTTGTATAATCCGGCTGGTTTATTCAAGCGATTCGCCCCGGGCAGGCGTTTGAGTGTCTCTACGTGCCCGCCCGCTCCGTGAATTCTTAGTATAATCCCGCCCGCAGGCTAGTTTGAGAAGGAAAATAACCGGTACATGGTAGATACGACTGAGAACGCAACCCGCCCGATGACCATGAGGGACTTCTTCAAGGAAGAGAACGGGGAGATGGTCCCCGTGGACGACAGCGTCCTCGTGGACTTCAAGGACGGCGACATAGTCGAGGGCGAGGTCGTCCGCATAGACAAGGAAGAGGTCCTCGTCGACATCGGCTACAAGTCCGAGGGGCTCGTCCCGTCCAACGAGCTCTCCATCCGCAAGGGGGCGGACCCGCACGAGATCGTGGAGCTCGGCCAGCGGCTCGAAGCCCTCGTGATGCAGAAGGAGGACGCCGACGGACGGCTCATCCTCTCCGCCAAGCGGGCGGCGTTCGAGAAGGCCTGGAACCGGATCGAGGAGTCCCACAACGAGCAAAAGACCGTGGAAGGCCCGGTCATCGAGGTTGTAAAGGGCGGCCTCATAATAGACATCGGCTTGCGCGGCTTCCTGCCGGCGAGCCTCGTGGACATCCGCCGCGTGCGCAACCTGGAGTCCTTCATGGGCCAGCGCCTCGAGTGCAAGGTGATAGAGCTAAACCGCAGCCGCAACAACGTGGTGCTCTCCCGCCGCGCCGTGCTCGAAGAAGAGCGCAAGGAGGAGCGCGAGCGGATACTCACCTCGCTCGAAGAGGGGAACATCGTGCAGGGCACGGTCTCGAACCTCGTGGACTTCGGCGCGTTCGTTGATCTCGAAGGCATTGACGGCCTGATCCACATTAGCGAGCTCTCCTGGAACCACGTCGACCATCCCTCGGAGGTCGTCGAGGTCGGCGAGGAGGTCGAGGTCAAGGTCCTGGAGGTCGATCGGAGCCGGGAGCGCATCTCGCTCGGTCTCAAGCAGACCCGCAAGGACCCGTGGCAGGAGATCGTCGAGCAGGTCGAGATCGGCGGCAACATCAAGGGCCGCGTTACCAAGCTCGTCTCCTTCGGCGCGTTCGTCGAGGTCGCCGAGGGTGTAGAGGGCCTGATCCACATAAGCGAGCTCGCCGATCATCACGTCGAGACGCCGGATGAGATCGTGCGCAGCGGCGACGAGATAGAGGCCCGCATCATAGATGTGGACGCCAAGCGCCGTCGGCTCTCGCTCTCCCTGCGGCCCAAGAAGGAGGACCGCGAGGAGCGTTCCGAGGAGCCGAGCGGCGAGCAGCAGCGGCCCGAGAGCTCCGGCGGCGAGCGTAGTGAACGTGGTGAACGCCGTCCGCGCCGGGAGCGCGACGACCGCGGCGGCGACCGTGGAGGCCGGGATCGCGGCCGCGACGACCGTGGCGGCGACCGCGATCGCGGGAGTCGCACCAGTGAGAGCGGCGGCCTCCGCAGCGGGGCCTTCGACAAGCTCTCCGAGCTGGACCTGGGCGAGAACAGCTAGGACGGGCGGAGTTGAGCGCCTCTAACGGGGGGCCGGTGACCGTGGCGGTCACCGGCCCCCTTGCCTGTGGCAAGAGCACCTTCGTGCGTATGCTCGGAGAGCTCGGCGCGGAGACCGTCTCCGCCGACGAGCTGGTCCACGACCTGCTCTCCGGCGACAGGGAGACCGTCGAGGCCGTGGCCGCCCGGTTCGGAGACGGCGTACGTGGTGATGCTGGTGAGTCTGGCGGTGCCGGGATAGATCGTCCCGCGCTCTCTGAGAACGTATTCGGGGACCCGGCGGCGCTCGCGGACCTCGAAGGTATTCTGCATCCCAGGGTGAGAGCGGAAACCGGGCGCCGCGCCGAGCTTTCGGAGGCTCCGGTCTTCGTCTCCGAGGTGCCGCTACTGTTCGAGGGCGGTAGCACGGGGGCTTTCGATCTCACGGTCGCGGTAAAGACCCCGGAGGAGCGCCGCAGAGCCTGGGCGCTGGAGCGGGGCATGGACGAGAGCCGTCGGGAGGCCATAGAGCGGCGGCAGCTAACCTCGGAGGAAAAGGCTGCCCGCGCGGATCTCACGGTAGAGAATGACGGGGATCTCGATACACTCTGGGACGAGGCCCGGAGGGTGATGGGCCGACTGGCTCCGGAGGGGAGGGGAGACGGGCCGCAGAGCGGCGAAGGTGAGGGGTACGAAGAATAGTCTCAGACCGTACCGTAGCTGGCTGGTCGTGGCCGCCGCTTCGGTGCTCGTGGTGGCGCTCCTGCTCGCCCTGGCGCTTACCTCCAGCGTACAGGATGGGCTCCGGCGCAGCCTGTATCCGCTCAACCACGAGCAGACCATCCGCTCCGCCAGTGATGAGTACGGCATAGAGTCCGCCCTGGTGGCGGCGGTAATACACACCGAGAGCGAGTTCGACCCGGACGCCCGGTCCGACCAGAACGCCTACGGCCTGATGCAGATCGTGCCCGATACCGCCCGGAACATAAGCCGGCAGAGCGGCATCGAGGGGGACTACCGCGAGCCGCGGGTAAACATCCAGATGGGTGTGTGGTACCTGGACCATCTGGAGGACCGCTACGCCGGGAGCGAGCGGCTGATGCTCGCCGCCTACAACTCGGGTGAGGGGACCGTGGACGGCTGGCTACAGGACGAGAGCTTCAACGTCCGCCAGGACATACCGTATCCCGAGACCGCGAGCTACGTAGTGGACGTACGGGAGACGCGTGACGCCTACGCGGAGCTGTACGGGAGCGATCTGGGCCGCACGGACTGAGCGCAGACCCGGACACCTTATTCATCCGTCTCGCCTTCGAAGATGGCGAAAGCCGCGCCCTGCGGGTCGCTTAAAACCGAGATTCTACCCTCGCCGGGCTCGAAGGGCTCCACCAGCACCTCGCCGTCCAGTCTCCGGGCGTCGGTGACCGCCGCGTCACAGGAGGCGACGGTGAAGTAGGGCAGCCAGCTGGCCGCCATATCCCACCCCGCCGGAACGGGCATGATGCCGCCGTTCATCCGGCCATTGTTCTTGATCAGGACGTAAGCCAGCTCGCTATTTTCTTCCATCCGTTCCATCTCCCAGCCGAAGAGGGCCGAGTAGAACCTGGAAGCCTCCTCGGGCTCTCGGGTTTGGAGCTCGTTCCAGGCCATGCAACCCGCGTCGTTGACCCGACCGGCCCCGAGGTGCTCGTGCGACTGCCAGGCGGCGAGCACCGCCCCGGCGGAGTCCCGGATGATCGTCATCCGCCCCGCGTCCAGGATGTCGAAGGGGTCTTCTGCCGTCGCCCCCAGGCCGCGCGCCCGCTCTGCGACTCTGTCCGCGCTGTCGACGCTCACGTGAGAGAGCCAGCTCGGCGTCACGCCATGCTCGCGCATGTAAGAGTCCAGCTCGTACAGGGCGCACACCTGGTCTCCACCGAGACTCAGCATCGTGTAGACGCCGGCGTCGCCGACGGGCCTGTCCTCAGCCTCCCAGCCGAAAAGCCCGCCGTAGAAAGCCTTAGCGCCCTCCGCGTCCGTGGTGGCGAGGTCCGTCCAGCAGAAAACGCCCGGCTCGTAGTGCTGCCTCTTACCCATGCCCTCTCCTTTAGTTACTGGAGTTACAGGTTCGTCACGTAAGTGTACGGCGGGTTCCCCGGCCGCCAAGGGGCAGGTTCTGCCGGTGGCTGTCCGGGTGAGATGCGGGCTGGAAAACCAGCTTCATCGGATAGAATTAGCGGGTGACACCTCAGTGCAGGCGAGGCGACGGGCGAGGGCGCGTGGATAGTACCAAGAGCGAGTTCAAGGTAAACAGCGAGTATGAGGCCGCGGGGGATCAGCCAAAGGCAATCCGGGAGCTCACGGAGAGCCTAGAAGCCGGCAACCGGGCGCAGACCCTGCTCGGCGTCACCGGCTCCGGCAAGACGCACACGATGGCCCGTACCATCGAGGCGGTCGGCAGGCCGTCGCTCGTGATCGCGCACAACAAGACCCTCGCCGCACAGCTCGCCAGCGAGTTCTCGGAGTTCTTCCCGAACAACGCCGTCGAGTACTTCGTGAGCTACTACGATTACTACCAGCCGGAGGCGTACGTCCCGTCGAGCGACACGTTCATCGAGAAGGACGCCCAGATCAACGAGGATATAGACCGTCTCCGCCACTCGGCAACGAGCGCGCTCTTCACCCGCCGCGATGTGGTCGTGGTCGCGAGCGTGTCCGCGATCTACGGCCTCGGGAGCCCGGAAGAGTACCGGGCCAAGATGGTGCTGCTGGAAAAGGGCGGCTTCCACGACCTGGACGACGTGCTGCGCGACCTGGTACGCATCCAGTACGCCCGCAACGACTACCAGCTGGCGCGCGGCACCTTCCGGGTGCGGGGCGACGTGCTGGAGGTCCATCCCGCCTACCAGGACACGGTGTATCGTTTCTCGTTCTTCGGCGACGAGGTAGAGGGCATTACTGAGGTGGATCCGCTGACCGGCGAGGTCCTGCGCGAGCATCCCTATATAGCCATCTACCCGGCTACCCACTTCGTCACCGACGAGGACCGTATCGCCGTCGCCACGCAGAACATCGAAGCCGAGCTAGAGGAACGTTACGCTGAACTTGAGCGTGAAGGTAAGGTGCTCGAAGCCTACCGTCTAAGGCAACGGACACAGTACGATCTGGAGATGATGCGCGAGCTGGGGTACTGCTCCGGCATCGAGAACTACTCGCGGCACCTGGACGGGCGGGCGCCGGGCTCGACGCCGTATACGCTGCTCGACTACTTCCCCGAAGATTACGTGACCTTCGTGGACGAGTCGCACATCACGCTGCCCCAGATCCGGGGCATGTACAAGGGCGACCAGTCGCGCAAGGGGACGCTGGTGAGTTACGGGTTCCGGCTGCCTTCAGCCATGGACAACCGGCCTCTAGGGTGGGAGGAGTTCGAGCTGAAGACAAACCAGATGGTGCTCGTCTCGGCCACGCCGGGACCGTACGAGCTCGAGAACTCCGACAGGATAGTGGAGCAGATCATCCGCCCGACCGGCCTCGTAGACCCGGAGATAGAGGTCCGGCCCACCAAGAACCAGATAGACGACCTCATGGGAGAAGTCAAGAACCGCACCGACAGGGGAGAGCGGACCCTGATCACGACGCTCACCATCAGAATGGCCGAGGACCTCACGGACTACCTGCTCGAAGCCGGGGTGAAGGCCCGCTACATGCACTCGAATATAGAGACGCTGGAGCGTATACAGATCATTCGCTCCTTGCGTACCGGCGAGTTCGACGTACTCGTGGGCATCAACCTGTTGCGCGAGGGCCT contains these protein-coding regions:
- a CDS encoding DNA polymerase I, coding for MRVYLIDGNSLLYRAFHALPQSIATSSGLPTNALYGFTSMLVKLLSDDEEVGIAVVWDGGEPKFRTEVYPEYKAHRPSTPDELKMQVGHLEEILSAMNVPTVRAEGYEADDVIATLSRKVPENVELMLVTGDQDAMQLVDGDVKVLRTTRGVTETKTYGRDEVVEEYGVTPEQIPDYKGLVGDSSDNIPGVRGVGPKGAKALLQQHDTLDELYEDLDSVSAKGTRAKLEENRESAFMSRDLARMRFDAPVEFDEGYLRFGGVSPGLREVLRRFEFRTLAQRFESLPVADGEDGEETVEAERVAVRVSAGPVEASDEPVAAVPVGMPGTLEGRRWCVAVSGEEARLADALPDRPLRLHDAKKVGVKGAVFDTYLAAYLIQPGTRSYDLEALAYELGLPEREARWEGAGSIELESEGAARRAAILYDLAPVLEEKLDELGLRDLYHDVELPLADVLARMEEIGMPADLSTIEEVGAEIEGRIAELEEEIHAEAGHPFNIGSPKQLGEVLFEEMQIPPVRKTKTGYSTDANVLQQLAVDYPIAEKITAYRELTKLRGTYIDGLKGLITPDGRIHTTLNQTTTSTGRISSDSPNLQNIPVRTELGSRIREAFTASPGRKLVVADYSQIELRILAHMSREPALVESFSGGEDVHTRTAAEVFDVRPESVTSELRRRAKMVNFGILYGISGFGLAMRLGNVHPSEAERYIKRYWERYPEVERFVARTLEEATELGYATTLFGRRRYVPELQSPNKNTRKLGERYAFNAAVQGTAADIIKVAMVDLAPRLQPLGADMLMQVHDELVFDVDEDAVDEVAALAAERMVAAYDLDPPLEVEIEVGERWGRGREWRAEV
- the rpsA gene encoding 30S ribosomal protein S1 encodes the protein MTMRDFFKEENGEMVPVDDSVLVDFKDGDIVEGEVVRIDKEEVLVDIGYKSEGLVPSNELSIRKGADPHEIVELGQRLEALVMQKEDADGRLILSAKRAAFEKAWNRIEESHNEQKTVEGPVIEVVKGGLIIDIGLRGFLPASLVDIRRVRNLESFMGQRLECKVIELNRSRNNVVLSRRAVLEEERKEERERILTSLEEGNIVQGTVSNLVDFGAFVDLEGIDGLIHISELSWNHVDHPSEVVEVGEEVEVKVLEVDRSRERISLGLKQTRKDPWQEIVEQVEIGGNIKGRVTKLVSFGAFVEVAEGVEGLIHISELADHHVETPDEIVRSGDEIEARIIDVDAKRRRLSLSLRPKKEDREERSEEPSGEQQRPESSGGERSERGERRPRRERDDRGGDRGGRDRGRDDRGGDRDRGSRTSESGGLRSGAFDKLSELDLGENS
- the coaE gene encoding dephospho-CoA kinase (Dephospho-CoA kinase (CoaE) performs the final step in coenzyme A biosynthesis.), encoding MSASNGGPVTVAVTGPLACGKSTFVRMLGELGAETVSADELVHDLLSGDRETVEAVAARFGDGVRGDAGESGGAGIDRPALSENVFGDPAALADLEGILHPRVRAETGRRAELSEAPVFVSEVPLLFEGGSTGAFDLTVAVKTPEERRRAWALERGMDESRREAIERRQLTSEEKAARADLTVENDGDLDTLWDEARRVMGRLAPEGRGDGPQSGEGEGYEE
- a CDS encoding lytic transglycosylase domain-containing protein — its product is MRGTKNSLRPYRSWLVVAAASVLVVALLLALALTSSVQDGLRRSLYPLNHEQTIRSASDEYGIESALVAAVIHTESEFDPDARSDQNAYGLMQIVPDTARNISRQSGIEGDYREPRVNIQMGVWYLDHLEDRYAGSERLMLAAYNSGEGTVDGWLQDESFNVRQDIPYPETASYVVDVRETRDAYAELYGSDLGRTD
- a CDS encoding VOC family protein; translation: MGKRQHYEPGVFCWTDLATTDAEGAKAFYGGLFGWEAEDRPVGDAGVYTMLSLGGDQVCALYELDSYMREHGVTPSWLSHVSVDSADRVAERARGLGATAEDPFDILDAGRMTIIRDSAGAVLAAWQSHEHLGAGRVNDAGCMAWNELQTREPEEASRFYSALFGWEMERMEENSELAYVLIKNNGRMNGGIMPVPAGWDMAASWLPYFTVASCDAAVTDARRLDGEVLVEPFEPGEGRISVLSDPQGAAFAIFEGETDE